A single Buchnera aphidicola (Hyperomyzus lactucae) DNA region contains:
- the rplE gene encoding 50S ribosomal protein L5, giving the protein MATLYNFYKSTVIKQMMLKLNYSSIMQVPKIDKITLNMGVGTAASDKKVLDNAILDLTAISGQKPLITKARKSVAGFKIRQGYPIGCKVTLRGQKKWDFFERLIIIAVPRIRDFRGLSINSFDGQGNYSLGIREQIIFPEIDYDKIDRVRGLDVTITTTAKSDHEGRLLLSAFNFPFRK; this is encoded by the coding sequence ATGGCAACACTGTATAATTTTTATAAATCAACAGTCATAAAACAGATGATGCTCAAACTAAATTATAGCTCTATTATGCAGGTTCCTAAAATTGATAAAATAACCTTAAATATGGGTGTAGGTACTGCAGCTTCTGATAAAAAAGTTTTAGATAATGCTATTTTAGATTTAACAGCAATATCCGGTCAAAAACCACTTATTACTAAAGCACGAAAGTCTGTTGCTGGTTTTAAAATTCGTCAAGGCTATCCTATTGGTTGTAAAGTCACTTTACGTGGTCAAAAAAAATGGGATTTTTTTGAACGTTTAATTATCATTGCAGTTCCTCGTATTCGAGATTTTCGTGGTTTATCAATCAACTCTTTTGATGGTCAAGGAAATTATAGTTTAGGAATACGCGAACAAATTATTTTTCCGGAAATTGATTATGATAAAATTGATCGAGTTCGTGGATTGGATGTAACTATAACTACTACTGCCAAATCTGATCATGAAGGACGTCTATTATTATCTGCTTTTAATTTTCCTTTTCGCAAGTAA
- the rplQ gene encoding 50S ribosomal protein L17, with product MRHRKSGRQLNRSRTHLSAMLKNMACSLFMHEIIKTTLSKAKELRRIVEPMITLSKKDTIANRRLVFSRIRNNETVSKLFKKLGPCFLSRLGGYTRILKCGFRSGDKAPMAYIELVDRVKKNKKEIVEE from the coding sequence ATGCGTCATCGGAAAAGTGGTCGTCAATTAAATCGTAGTAGAACGCATCTTAGTGCTATGTTGAAAAATATGGCATGTTCATTATTTATGCATGAAATTATAAAAACTACTTTATCTAAAGCAAAAGAATTACGACGTATCGTTGAGCCGATGATAACTTTATCTAAAAAAGATACTATTGCAAATAGAAGATTAGTTTTTTCTCGCATTCGTAACAATGAAACAGTCTCAAAATTATTCAAAAAATTAGGGCCTTGCTTTTTAAGCAGATTGGGCGGTTATACACGTATTTTAAAATGTGGATTTCGATCTGGAGATAAAGCTCCGATGGCTTATATTGAATTAGTTGATCGTGTAAAAAAAAATAAAAAAGAAATTGTAGAAGAATAA
- the rplR gene encoding 50S ribosomal protein L18 yields MIFSNKNKIISRIRRSIKTRRKIKELNAIRLVVHRTSRHIYAQIISSEESKVLVFASTLEKKIKCDLKYTGNKEAAAKIGKIIAERALCKGIYNVSFDRSGFKYHGRVQVLAESAREFGLKF; encoded by the coding sequence ATGATTTTTTCTAATAAAAATAAAATAATTTCTCGTATACGCCGATCTATAAAAACACGTCGTAAAATCAAAGAGCTAAATGCCATTCGACTAGTTGTGCATCGCACTTCGCGTCATATTTATGCTCAGATTATTTCTTCTGAAGAGTCGAAAGTATTAGTATTCGCTTCAACTTTAGAAAAAAAAATAAAATGTGATCTAAAATATACAGGAAATAAAGAAGCTGCAGCGAAAATAGGTAAAATTATTGCAGAACGTGCCTTGTGTAAAGGAATATATAATGTTTCTTTTGATCGATCTGGTTTTAAATATCATGGTCGTGTACAAGTTTTAGCCGAATCTGCACGTGAATTTGGACTTAAGTTTTAA
- a CDS encoding DNA-directed RNA polymerase subunit alpha — translation MQNSIMGFLKPRLVDIEQISTTHTKVTLEPLERGFGHTLGNALRRILLSSMPGCAVTEVEIEGVLHEYSTKEGIQEDILEILLNLKGLAVKVHGKDEVFLTLNKSGIGSVTATDIIHDGDVEIIKPEHVICHLTDENASIKMRIKVQRGRGYIPASSRVHTEEDLRPIGCLLVDACYSPIDRISYNVEAARVEQRTDLDKLIIEMETNGTIDPEEAIRRAATILSEQLEAFVDLRDVREPEIKEEKPEFEPILLRPVDDLELTVRSANCLKAEAIHYIGDLVQRTEVELLKTPNLGKKSLTEIKDILASRSLSLGMRLENWPPSSIIDE, via the coding sequence ATGCAGAATTCTATCATGGGGTTTTTAAAACCGCGTCTAGTTGATATTGAACAAATTAGTACAACTCATACTAAAGTAACTTTAGAACCATTAGAAAGAGGTTTTGGTCACACATTAGGTAACGCATTGCGTAGAATTCTTCTTTCTTCTATGCCAGGATGTGCAGTAACTGAAGTAGAAATTGAAGGAGTACTTCATGAGTATAGTACTAAAGAGGGAATACAGGAAGACATTTTAGAAATATTGTTAAATTTAAAAGGATTGGCTGTCAAAGTACATGGAAAAGATGAAGTTTTTCTTACATTGAATAAATCTGGAATTGGTTCCGTTACTGCCACAGATATAATACATGATGGCGATGTTGAAATCATTAAACCAGAACATGTGATTTGTCATTTAACTGATGAAAACGCGTCTATTAAAATGAGAATAAAAGTACAACGCGGAAGGGGTTATATTCCCGCGTCTTCTAGAGTTCATACAGAAGAAGATTTGCGACCAATTGGTTGTTTATTAGTAGATGCTTGTTATAGTCCTATAGATAGAATTTCTTATAATGTAGAAGCAGCACGCGTAGAACAAAGAACTGACTTAGACAAATTAATAATTGAAATGGAAACTAATGGAACCATTGATCCAGAGGAAGCAATTCGAAGAGCGGCTACTATTTTATCAGAACAGTTAGAAGCCTTTGTTGATTTAAGAGATGTGAGAGAACCTGAAATTAAAGAAGAAAAACCTGAATTTGAACCTATTTTATTGCGTCCAGTAGATGATTTAGAATTAACAGTTCGTTCTGCTAATTGCCTTAAAGCAGAAGCCATACATTATATTGGTGATTTAGTACAAAGAACTGAAGTAGAACTTTTAAAAACTCCTAATTTAGGAAAAAAATCTTTAACTGAAATTAAAGATATATTAGCTTCTCGAAGCCTATCTCTTGGTATGAGATTAGAAAATTGGCCACCATCGAGTATTATAGATGAATAA
- the rplX gene encoding 50S ribosomal protein L24: protein MASKLRRNDQIIILTGKDKGKKGTIKNILSSNKAIINGLNLVKKHQKPVPSQNRSGGIIEKEAPIHISNIAILNPESNKSDRVGFRFEEGKKVRFFKSNKKTIK, encoded by the coding sequence ATGGCCTCAAAGTTACGCCGTAATGATCAAATTATTATACTCACAGGAAAAGATAAAGGGAAAAAAGGTACTATTAAGAATATTTTATCTTCAAATAAAGCTATTATTAACGGTCTTAATTTAGTTAAAAAACATCAAAAACCAGTTCCATCTCAGAATAGAAGTGGAGGTATTATAGAAAAAGAAGCACCTATTCACATATCAAATATTGCTATATTAAATCCTGAATCTAATAAATCGGATCGTGTTGGTTTTAGATTTGAAGAAGGGAAAAAAGTTCGATTTTTTAAATCTAATAAAAAAACGATTAAATAG
- the rplF gene encoding 50S ribosomal protein L6: MSRVAKCPIIIPSNINIQLDFQVISIQGKYGHLSRTIHQSVKVEHVNGKIIFSPRLSFSNAWAQAGTARALVNSMIIGVSEKFSKKLQLSGVGYRASVTKGNIINMSLGYSHTITYCLPEGIDVENPTPTEIIIKGIDKQLVGQIAANLRFYRIPEPYKGKGIRYSDEVIRMKEAKKK; encoded by the coding sequence ATGTCTCGTGTTGCTAAATGTCCAATTATTATTCCTTCTAATATTAATATTCAATTAGATTTTCAAGTAATATCAATTCAAGGAAAATATGGTCATCTTTCACGTACTATTCATCAATCAGTTAAAGTTGAACATGTAAATGGTAAAATAATTTTTTCACCACGTTTAAGTTTTTCTAATGCTTGGGCACAAGCAGGAACAGCAAGAGCTCTTGTAAATTCAATGATTATAGGTGTTTCTGAAAAATTTAGTAAAAAACTTCAATTATCTGGAGTAGGATATCGTGCTTCAGTAACAAAAGGTAATATCATCAATATGTCATTGGGTTATTCACACACTATTACATATTGTTTACCTGAAGGTATTGACGTAGAAAACCCTACTCCAACAGAAATTATTATTAAAGGAATAGATAAACAACTAGTAGGACAAATTGCTGCTAATTTACGTTTTTACCGTATACCAGAACCTTATAAAGGAAAAGGTATTCGGTATTCAGATGAAGTTATACGTATGAAAGAGGCTAAGAAGAAATAA
- the def gene encoding peptide deformylase gives MSLLKILYYPDKRLRLVAKPVCQINEKIKNIVNNMIDTMHQENGIGLAATQVNIQLQIIVISAMEKEKNNLILINPKIIKKEGNISIEEGCLSIPEYRASVPRFNYITVEALDLHGKKIKIKTDSIISICIQHEIDHLKGKLFIDYLSKFKKERIDKKFTKLEKRNKKHFIRN, from the coding sequence ATGTCTTTGTTAAAAATACTTTATTATCCTGATAAACGTTTAAGACTTGTTGCTAAACCCGTGTGTCAAATTAACGAAAAAATCAAAAATATTGTAAACAATATGATAGATACAATGCATCAAGAAAATGGAATTGGTTTAGCGGCAACTCAAGTAAACATTCAATTACAAATAATAGTTATCAGCGCAATGGAAAAAGAAAAAAATAATTTAATACTAATTAACCCCAAAATAATTAAGAAAGAAGGTAATATTAGCATTGAAGAAGGATGCTTATCAATTCCAGAATATCGTGCATCTGTGCCAAGATTTAATTATATAACGGTTGAAGCTCTAGATTTGCATGGAAAAAAAATAAAAATAAAAACAGATTCAATAATATCTATTTGCATACAGCATGAAATAGATCATCTTAAAGGTAAATTATTTATTGATTATCTGTCAAAATTTAAAAAAGAAAGAATTGATAAAAAATTCACAAAACTAGAGAAAAGAAATAAAAAACATTTTATTAGGAATTAA
- the rpsE gene encoding 30S ribosomal protein S5: MANIEKKNNSDLQEKLITVNRVSKTVKGGRIFSFTALTVVGNGDGRVGFGYGKAREVPAAIQKAMEKARRNMITIPLVNKTLQHSLKGSHTGSNIFMKPASDGTGIIAGGAMRAVLEVAGVHNVLAKTYGSTNPINIVRATMNGLIKMKSPKMIAAKRNKRIEEILG; encoded by the coding sequence ATGGCTAATATTGAAAAAAAGAATAATAGTGATTTACAAGAAAAATTAATTACAGTAAACCGCGTTTCAAAAACTGTGAAAGGCGGTCGTATATTTTCTTTTACAGCTTTAACTGTAGTAGGTAATGGAGATGGACGTGTAGGTTTTGGTTATGGAAAAGCGCGAGAAGTTCCTGCAGCCATTCAAAAAGCTATGGAAAAAGCTAGACGTAATATGATTACTATACCATTAGTAAATAAAACTTTACAACATTCATTAAAAGGTTCTCATACTGGATCTAATATTTTTATGAAACCTGCATCTGATGGAACTGGGATTATTGCAGGTGGAGCTATGAGAGCAGTTTTAGAAGTAGCAGGAGTACATAATGTATTAGCAAAAACTTATGGTTCGACTAATCCTATTAATATAGTTAGAGCCACCATGAATGGTTTAATCAAGATGAAATCTCCGAAAATGATAGCTGCTAAAAGAAATAAACGTATTGAAGAAATATTAGGATAA
- the fmt gene encoding methionyl-tRNA formyltransferase, with product MKKLKIIFAGTADFSAAHLNILLTSSHDVIAVISQPDCSSGRGQKITFSPVKRLSINNKIPIFQPTNLHDEIFQNKLLKFNADIMIVVSYGKLIPKKILTMFPKGCINIHASLLPRWRGATPIQSSILNGDKKTGISIINMDDKIDTGKIIYSISCDISSQDTTKSLSLKLMKIGMQALLEVLEKITNNTIIEKKQNEKNAIVSKKIYKKDALLNWNLKAEKLERLIRAFIPWPVCYFLLKNEPIRIWQATVIPIIKKTNFSVGEIIVYNNNGIQVNTSYQILNIEKIQFPGKKIIDVKNIPFSKKKIFQIGTII from the coding sequence TTGAAAAAATTAAAAATTATTTTTGCTGGAACAGCAGATTTTTCTGCTGCACATTTAAATATACTTCTTACTTCTTCACATGACGTAATCGCAGTAATTAGTCAACCAGATTGCTCATCTGGAAGGGGACAAAAAATTACTTTTTCTCCTGTAAAAAGACTATCTATAAATAATAAAATTCCTATTTTTCAACCTACAAATTTACATGATGAAATATTTCAAAATAAACTATTAAAATTCAACGCAGATATAATGATAGTAGTATCTTATGGAAAATTAATACCAAAGAAAATTTTAACTATGTTTCCCAAAGGTTGTATTAATATTCACGCTTCACTTTTACCTAGATGGCGAGGAGCCACTCCTATTCAATCATCAATTTTAAATGGTGATAAAAAAACAGGTATCAGTATTATTAACATGGATGATAAAATTGATACTGGTAAGATAATATATTCAATATCATGCGATATATCTTCACAAGATACTACTAAAAGTTTATCTTTGAAACTAATGAAAATTGGAATGCAAGCATTATTAGAAGTCTTAGAAAAAATTACTAATAATACTATTATCGAAAAAAAACAAAATGAAAAAAATGCAATTGTATCAAAAAAAATATATAAAAAAGACGCTTTATTAAACTGGAATTTAAAAGCCGAAAAATTAGAACGTTTAATACGAGCATTTATTCCATGGCCAGTATGTTATTTTCTATTGAAAAATGAGCCTATAAGAATATGGCAAGCAACAGTTATACCCATCATTAAAAAAACAAATTTTTCTGTAGGAGAGATTATTGTTTATAACAATAATGGAATACAAGTAAATACATCTTATCAAATATTGAATATTGAAAAAATTCAATTTCCTGGAAAAAAGATTATAGATGTTAAAAACATACCTTTTTCGAAAAAAAAAATATTTCAAATTGGTACTATTATATAA
- the rpmJ gene encoding 50S ribosomal protein L36, translating to MKVQASVKTLCRNCKIIRRHNVVRVICKNDPKHKQRQG from the coding sequence ATGAAAGTACAAGCTTCTGTAAAAACACTGTGTCGAAATTGTAAAATAATACGAAGACATAATGTTGTAAGAGTTATTTGTAAAAATGATCCAAAACATAAACAGCGTCAGGGTTAA
- the rpsK gene encoding 30S ribosomal protein S11, whose amino-acid sequence MVKNSASVRTRKRVKKQILDGIAHIHASFNNTIVTITDRQGNSLGWATSGGSGFRGSRKSTPFAAQVAAERCAEIVKDYGIKNLEVMVKGPGPGRESTIRALNAAGFRITNITDVTPIPHNGCRPPKKRRV is encoded by the coding sequence ATGGTAAAAAATTCAGCATCTGTTCGTACACGAAAACGTGTAAAAAAACAAATCTTAGATGGTATAGCACATATTCACGCATCTTTTAATAATACCATTGTAACTATTACTGATAGACAAGGAAATTCTTTAGGTTGGGCAACTTCTGGTGGTTCTGGTTTTAGAGGATCTCGGAAATCCACTCCTTTTGCTGCACAAGTTGCTGCTGAACGTTGTGCTGAAATAGTTAAAGATTATGGCATAAAAAATTTGGAAGTCATGGTTAAAGGTCCGGGTCCAGGAAGAGAATCTACTATTAGAGCCTTAAATGCTGCCGGATTTCGTATTACAAATATTACTGATGTTACACCAATTCCTCATAATGGTTGCCGTCCTCCTAAAAAACGTCGTGTATAA
- the rpsQ gene encoding 30S ribosomal protein S17 codes for MMQTIRTLQGRVISDKMQKSAVVAIERFIKHAIYGKFIKRTTKLHIHDENNECNVGDLIEIRESRPISKTKSWVLVRIIKKNIF; via the coding sequence ATAATGCAAACAATACGTACTTTACAAGGTCGTGTTATCAGTGACAAGATGCAAAAATCTGCAGTTGTTGCCATTGAACGTTTTATAAAACACGCCATTTATGGAAAATTTATTAAACGTACTACAAAACTACATATTCATGATGAAAATAATGAATGTAATGTAGGTGATTTAATAGAAATTCGTGAATCTCGTCCAATTTCTAAAACAAAATCTTGGGTATTAGTTCGTATTATTAAAAAGAACATTTTTTAA
- the rplN gene encoding 50S ribosomal protein L14 has product MIQEQTILHVSDNSGARSAMCIKVLGGSRRRYAGIGDIIKITIKEAIPRGKVKKGEVLKAVVVRTKKGVRRADGSILRFDRNSCVVLNNNEQPIGTRIFGPVTRELRTEKFMKIISLAPEVL; this is encoded by the coding sequence ATGATTCAAGAACAAACTATTTTGCATGTCTCTGATAACTCTGGTGCACGTTCAGCTATGTGTATTAAAGTCTTAGGTGGTTCACGTCGTCGATATGCAGGTATTGGAGATATAATCAAAATTACAATTAAAGAAGCAATACCTAGAGGAAAAGTAAAAAAAGGAGAAGTTCTTAAAGCAGTAGTAGTAAGAACTAAAAAAGGAGTAAGAAGAGCTGATGGTTCTATTCTTCGTTTTGATAGAAATTCTTGTGTTGTGTTAAATAATAATGAACAACCTATTGGCACTCGTATTTTTGGACCTGTTACTCGTGAATTAAGAACGGAAAAATTTATGAAAATCATTTCATTAGCTCCAGAAGTTTTATAG
- the rpmD gene encoding 50S ribosomal protein L30 — translation MKNIKITQIKSAIGRLPKHKKTLIGLGLRYIGHTVIRQDTPSIQGMVKKISYVLKVEKE, via the coding sequence ATGAAAAATATTAAAATTACTCAAATAAAAAGTGCAATAGGAAGATTGCCTAAGCACAAAAAAACATTAATTGGATTAGGATTGCGTTATATCGGACACACTGTTATACGTCAAGATACACCCTCCATTCAAGGCATGGTCAAAAAAATTTCTTATGTTTTAAAAGTAGAAAAGGAATAA
- the secY gene encoding preprotein translocase subunit SecY has product MVKRIESNFKNTQKSFSELKKRIIFVIIALIIFRIGSFIPIPGIDTTILSKILNEQKGTIIDMFNMFSGGALSRASIFALGIMPYISASIIVQLLTLVHPTLSEIKKEGESGRYKINQYTRYATLILAIFQSIGIATSLPNITGIRTIIINADFYFYLISVISLVTGTMFLMWLGELITECGIGNGISIIIFIGIIAGLPSAISNTIEQTRQGNLHFLLFLFILILMFLVIFLVVFVERAQRKIIVHYAQRQQGRRIYVSQSTHLPLKINMSGVIPAIFASSIVLFPVTIISWCKLSSEWQWLKIILFYLQPNQPLYLFLYISAIIFFSFFYTGLVFNPRETADNLKKSGAFISGIRPGEQTAKYINKIMLRLTLVGSLYIAFICLMPEFMRSVMNVPFYFGGTSLLIVVVVIIDFITQIQTLMMSNQYDSILKKANLN; this is encoded by the coding sequence ATGGTAAAGAGAATAGAATCAAATTTTAAAAATACCCAAAAAAGTTTCAGTGAGCTAAAAAAAAGAATTATTTTTGTGATAATAGCTCTTATTATTTTTCGTATTGGTTCGTTTATTCCAATTCCTGGAATTGATACTACTATTTTATCTAAAATATTGAATGAGCAAAAAGGTACTATTATTGATATGTTTAATATGTTTTCTGGTGGCGCTTTAAGTAGAGCTTCTATTTTTGCTTTAGGTATCATGCCATACATATCAGCTTCTATTATTGTTCAATTATTAACGTTAGTACATCCGACTTTATCTGAAATAAAGAAAGAAGGAGAATCTGGACGCTATAAAATCAATCAGTATACTAGATATGCCACTTTAATATTAGCTATTTTTCAATCTATTGGAATTGCTACCAGTCTTCCTAATATAACGGGTATACGCACTATTATAATTAATGCTGATTTTTATTTTTATTTAATTTCAGTCATAAGTTTAGTAACTGGTACTATGTTTTTAATGTGGTTAGGAGAACTCATTACAGAATGTGGTATTGGAAATGGTATTTCAATTATTATTTTCATAGGAATAATAGCCGGTTTACCCTCAGCTATTAGCAATACTATTGAACAAACAAGACAGGGGAATTTGCATTTTCTATTATTTCTATTTATTTTAATATTAATGTTTTTAGTTATTTTTCTCGTCGTTTTTGTTGAAAGAGCTCAAAGAAAAATTATTGTTCACTATGCACAGCGTCAACAAGGTCGGCGTATTTATGTTTCTCAAAGCACTCATTTGCCTTTAAAAATTAATATGTCTGGTGTTATACCAGCAATTTTTGCTTCTAGTATCGTTCTATTTCCTGTAACTATTATATCTTGGTGTAAATTAAGCAGTGAATGGCAATGGTTAAAAATAATTTTATTTTATTTACAACCCAATCAACCTTTATATTTATTTTTATATATATCTGCAATAATATTTTTTTCTTTTTTTTATACAGGACTAGTCTTCAATCCTCGTGAAACCGCAGATAATTTAAAAAAATCAGGTGCTTTTATTTCGGGAATTAGACCGGGTGAGCAAACAGCTAAATATATTAATAAAATAATGTTAAGATTAACATTAGTTGGTTCTTTATATATTGCATTTATTTGTTTGATGCCAGAATTCATGAGAAGTGTAATGAATGTCCCTTTTTATTTTGGTGGTACTTCATTATTAATTGTTGTTGTAGTTATTATCGATTTTATTACGCAAATTCAAACATTAATGATGTCTAATCAATATGATTCTATACTAAAAAAAGCGAATCTTAATTAA
- the rplO gene encoding 50S ribosomal protein L15 → MYLNTLSPANGAHKNRKRLGRGIGSGLGKTAGRGHKGQKSRSGSSIRRGFEGGQMPLYRRLPKFGFNSRKKNITAEVRLSDLSNLSTNIIDLDILKKSNLLNKNVKYVKIILSGKLQKSLIIRGLFVTKGARTAIENSGGKVEG, encoded by the coding sequence ATGTATTTAAATACTCTTTCTCCAGCAAATGGAGCACACAAAAATAGGAAAAGATTAGGTCGTGGTATTGGTTCAGGATTAGGAAAAACTGCAGGAAGAGGTCATAAAGGTCAAAAATCTAGATCAGGAAGTAGTATTCGTCGTGGTTTTGAAGGGGGTCAAATGCCTTTATATAGAAGACTTCCGAAATTTGGTTTTAATTCCCGAAAAAAAAATATTACAGCAGAAGTACGTTTATCGGATTTATCTAATTTATCTACAAATATTATTGATCTTGATATATTGAAAAAATCGAATCTTCTTAACAAGAATGTTAAATATGTCAAGATAATTCTTTCAGGAAAATTACAAAAATCTTTGATAATTAGAGGTTTGTTTGTAACTAAAGGTGCTCGTACTGCAATTGAAAATTCTGGTGGTAAAGTTGAAGGATAA
- the rpsH gene encoding 30S ribosomal protein S8: MSMQDPVADMLTRIRNGQSANKYSVKMPSSKLKKSIIELLKKEGYIKDFKITGHPKLEIEVFLKYFQGKSVVETIKRVSRPSLRIYKKKHDLPKVMSGLGIAVISTSQGVMTDRMARQVGLGGEIICYVA, from the coding sequence ATGAGCATGCAAGATCCGGTAGCAGATATGCTAACTCGCATTAGAAATGGTCAATCAGCTAATAAATATTCCGTTAAAATGCCTTCATCTAAATTAAAAAAATCAATTATCGAACTTTTAAAAAAAGAAGGATACATTAAAGATTTTAAAATTACAGGACATCCTAAATTAGAAATAGAAGTATTTCTGAAGTATTTTCAAGGAAAATCTGTTGTAGAAACCATCAAACGTGTTAGTCGTCCGAGTTTGCGAATATACAAAAAAAAACATGATTTACCTAAAGTTATGTCTGGTTTGGGAATAGCCGTAATTTCTACTTCTCAAGGAGTAATGACAGATCGTATGGCTCGTCAAGTAGGACTTGGCGGTGAAATTATTTGTTATGTAGCTTAG
- the rpsN gene encoding 30S ribosomal protein S14, translated as MAKESMKAREIKRVKLANKFYTQRTALKSIISNMNLSEEERWNAVLKLQSFPRDSSPSRQRNRCRQTGRPHAFLRKFGLSRIKVREAAMKGEIPGLKKSSW; from the coding sequence ATGGCTAAAGAATCAATGAAAGCACGCGAAATTAAACGTGTAAAATTAGCTAATAAATTTTACACACAACGTACTGCGTTAAAAAGTATTATTTCCAATATGAATCTTTCAGAAGAAGAACGTTGGAATGCAGTTCTTAAATTACAATCTTTTCCACGTGATTCTAGTCCATCACGTCAAAGAAACAGATGTCGTCAAACGGGTCGTCCACATGCTTTTTTGCGTAAATTTGGATTAAGTCGTATTAAAGTAAGGGAAGCGGCTATGAAAGGTGAAATACCTGGTTTAAAAAAATCAAGTTGGTAA
- the rpsM gene encoding 30S ribosomal protein S13 yields the protein MARIAGINIPEHKHTLIALTAIYGIGKKRSKLICSISNIPENSKIIDLNEEQIELLRTHVSKYVTEGDLRRERTLNIKRLVDLSCYRGLRHRRNLPVHGQRTKTNARTCKGPRKPIKK from the coding sequence ATGGCACGTATTGCGGGTATTAATATTCCTGAACACAAACATACTTTAATTGCATTGACTGCAATATATGGGATTGGTAAAAAACGTTCTAAATTAATTTGTTCTATTTCTAATATTCCTGAAAACTCTAAAATTATAGATTTAAATGAAGAACAGATTGAGTTATTGAGAACGCATGTTTCAAAATATGTTACTGAAGGCGACTTAAGAAGAGAAAGAACATTAAATATAAAACGCTTGGTTGATTTAAGTTGTTATCGTGGTCTGCGTCATCGTAGAAATCTTCCAGTACATGGACAAAGAACTAAAACTAATGCTAGAACTTGCAAAGGTCCTCGAAAACCAATAAAAAAATAA
- the rpsD gene encoding 30S ribosomal protein S4, with protein MAKYLGPKLKLSRREGTDLFLKSGLRSIESKCKLDQPPGQHGIRKPRLSDYAIQLREKQKVRRLYGILERQFKIYYKLAASLKGNTGANLLQLLESRLDNVVYRMGFGCTRAESRQLINHKSIIVNDKVVNIASYQVSPNDQISIRDKSKNQSRIKAALELVEQREKPIWLEVDSIKMKGIFKRYPERSDLSAEINEYLIVELYSK; from the coding sequence ATGGCAAAATACTTAGGTCCAAAATTAAAACTAAGTCGACGTGAAGGCACTGATTTATTTTTGAAATCAGGTCTTCGTTCAATAGAATCAAAGTGTAAATTAGATCAACCTCCTGGACAACATGGTATTCGAAAACCTAGATTATCTGATTATGCTATTCAGTTACGCGAAAAGCAAAAAGTACGTCGTTTATACGGTATTTTAGAACGTCAATTTAAAATATATTATAAACTTGCAGCAAGCTTAAAAGGAAATACTGGAGCAAATTTACTACAATTATTAGAATCCAGATTAGACAATGTAGTTTATCGAATGGGTTTTGGATGTACTCGTGCTGAATCAAGACAATTGATTAATCATAAATCTATTATAGTTAATGATAAAGTTGTTAATATTGCTTCATATCAAGTATCTCCTAATGATCAAATTTCAATTAGAGATAAATCTAAAAATCAATCGCGTATAAAAGCCGCTTTAGAGCTTGTCGAACAAAGAGAGAAACCTATTTGGTTAGAAGTTGATTCTATAAAAATGAAAGGTATTTTTAAAAGATATCCTGAACGTTCTGATTTATCTGCAGAAATCAATGAATACTTGATTGTTGAACTTTATTCTAAGTAG